The Clostridiaceae bacterium DNA segment GCAGGGAGGTGATAGATGAACCGCAGGTCAGGCCAGATTACTCAAATACTGAAGTGATGTTTTGTGCAGGAGGTAAAAGCTCCTACTGGATTTCCTGGGATGGAAAAATGCTCCCTTGTGCTTTGATGAATTCACCATGCTCTTTTCCTTTCAGTTCATGCTTTAACAGTGCCTGGCAGGAAATCAAACACAAAATAGGAGAAATTGGCAGGCCTGATGAATGTAAAACATGTAAATACTTACCCTATTGCAATGTGTGTCCGGGAAGGCTTCAGGCAGAAACCGGATCATATGAAAAGGTAAGCATGCATATCTGCAAAATGACAAGAATGTCTATGAAAAAATTTTTTAACAAATATGAAAGGGGGGACTAAGATGACAAAGAAGATGTATGTAAAACCTGAGATTACAATGGTTGGACTCAGGATAGAAGAACGTCTTGCAAATTGCATAGGTCACACTTACCAGTTCTCTCCTAGTCCGGATGGTTGTAACAAATTAGTATTTCCAGAGGATTATCCTAGCACTTGCACCATAACATTACAACTTGTACCAAGCTAAAGCTGAGAATTGGTAAAGAGAATTTAAAGGATATAAGAAATGAGTGCTTCATATGTCAAAAATAGTTATTGGTAATATCCCAGTTAATTTGAGTGCAGAAAAAGCTCTGCAGAAATATTTGCTCTGGCTTGAGCCTTTTAAGCAGGCTCATACTTCTCCGGAAGTTGGCTTGCAATTTTTTTGCGCGGATGAGATAAGCATACATGGGAACAGGATATATTCTGAAGATGGACTGGAATGGCTGCAGGATGGTTCTGATTATGAAGTTGTAATTTATAGCAGAACTGACAATAAACCAATTGCTATAATGCGTGCAGACAGCAATTGGCGAAATATCTCAATTACAGGGACATATAAGGCCTTGCCGGGTGTATTTAGGACTATGAGTGAAATTGCATTTAGGACAACTATATTATTTTATCAGGGCATAGTACTTCATGCATCTGCAATTGATTACAATGGTAAAGGCCTTGTGTTCTCTGCTCCCTCAGGTACAGGAAAGAGTACTCATGCTAACTTGTGGGCATTACATAAAGGAGCGGAGATTCTAAATGAAGACCGTCCCGCAATCAGAATTACAGAGGGTCAGGTAAGAGTTTTCGGTTCCCCGTGGAGCGGTGCCTCAAATCATTTTTTAAATAAGAGTGCGCCTCTTATTGCCATATTTTTACTTGAGCAGAGCCTGGAAAATGAGGTTGTAGTGATTTCTCCACGGGAAGCTCTTCAAAGGTTGGCTGCAAGATGCTATTTGCCATATTTTGACAGAAGCTTGCTGGAAATGGCTCTGGATAATATCGGACTTACCATGGAGAAAGTGCCGGTGTATATGTTAAAGTGCAGACCGGATAAACAATCTGTGGAAAAGGTGATTTCATGGTTGAACTTGTAAATAAAACAAATTTTATCAAAATGTCTCTGCTTGTTCCTATTATTGAAATGCTTTTTAATGAAGGCTGTCAGATTAAGCTCGCAGTGTCAGGCAACAGCATGTATCCTTTTTTACGCCACGGCATTGATAGTGTAGTAATTGATAAAGATTTCCATAGGAAGATAAAAAAAGGAGATATTATACTTTTTAAAAGAGATAACGGTCAATATGTGCTTCACCGGGTGGTGAAAATTTCTGAAAAAGGAGAGCTGTATCTGGCAGGCGATGCCCAAAGATTAATCGAAGGACCAATAAATAGAGATCAGGTCACCGGGATAGTAACCATGATATACAGGGGAGATAAGGGAATTCCTTGCAACTCCTTATTATATAAATTATTATCAGCTATATGGCTTTGGGTTTTACCCTTTAGGCCATATATCATAGCATGGTACAGAAAGTGCAGGAAATTATGTTCTTAAAGCGGATAATAAAACAATTAAAAAAGTTAGAGAAACATTTTAAAGAAATAAAATGGCTGTAT contains these protein-coding regions:
- a CDS encoding peptidase S24, whose amino-acid sequence is MVELVNKTNFIKMSLLVPIIEMLFNEGCQIKLAVSGNSMYPFLRHGIDSVVIDKDFHRKIKKGDIILFKRDNGQYVLHRVVKISEKGELYLAGDAQRLIEGPINRDQVTGIVTMIYRGDKGIPCNSLLYKLLSAIWLWVLPFRPYIIAWYRKCRKLCS